A single Paenibacillus kribbensis DNA region contains:
- a CDS encoding glycoside hydrolase family 52 protein: protein MTKNIFYNTQHAPIGAFSSFTLGFKGNRGGLGLELGKPADENVYIGLQSRDGSVYEALPFFASAQDESTRYDVEKKDKKIEPLLVAFADQDITRELKAGTDTWQAGDLTFRLYSPVRSVPEPGTADESELRAALVPAVFAELTVDNTQGTAARRAFFGYQGSDPYSGIRIVGEDPRRDATDSTRSERLTGIGQGRSTAIMTNSSEAIPASGFALEKLLGEPMAENLSFGLGVTGALLMDVPAGEKRTYSFAICFYRGGIVTTGIEAAYYYTRLFKDIEDVGSYALEHFADLTAACIQANRWMESASLSPDQEFMLAQAIHSYYGSTQLLSQQADGEPIWIVNEGEYRMMNTLDLTADQLYYELILNPWTVRNELEWFVQRYSYRDEVRFPGENQTHPGGITFTHDMGVANVFSRQGYSCYELAGIDGCFSYMSHEELVNWLCCATVYIEQTQDRSFTTRMLPTLRECFDSMLQRDHPDPAQRNGLMGLDSSRTLGGAEITTYDSLDVSLGQSRNNIYLGSKCWAVYIALEKVFASEGLDSLAREAGLQADKCAAAITAHMTDKGYIPAVIQEGNDSQIIPAIEGLIFPYFTGCEDALKPDGRFGGYIQALRRHLETVLVPGVCLFEDGGWKLSSTSNNSWLSKIYLSQFIARELLELPWEEAGHAADAAHVSWLLHPEESYWCWSDQMLSGIAHGSKYYPRGVTAILWLYEGKGNRLVLPRHMSQDQEQHV from the coding sequence ATGACGAAAAACATATTTTATAACACACAACATGCACCTATAGGTGCCTTCTCCAGCTTTACGCTCGGGTTTAAGGGAAATCGCGGCGGACTCGGTCTGGAGCTGGGGAAGCCTGCGGATGAAAATGTATACATCGGGCTGCAATCCAGAGACGGCAGCGTATACGAGGCTCTTCCTTTTTTCGCATCTGCACAGGACGAAAGCACTCGCTATGATGTGGAGAAAAAGGATAAAAAAATAGAGCCGCTACTCGTTGCCTTTGCCGATCAGGACATTACCCGCGAGTTAAAAGCGGGAACGGATACATGGCAGGCTGGCGATCTGACGTTCCGGCTGTACTCTCCGGTTCGCTCGGTGCCCGAGCCGGGAACTGCGGATGAAAGCGAGCTGCGGGCAGCGCTGGTTCCGGCGGTATTTGCCGAGCTAACGGTCGATAACACGCAAGGGACTGCTGCACGGAGAGCTTTTTTCGGCTATCAAGGCAGTGATCCCTACAGCGGCATACGCATTGTAGGAGAGGACCCGCGCAGGGACGCTACCGATTCCACCCGCTCGGAGAGACTCACAGGCATCGGCCAAGGGCGCAGCACAGCCATTATGACCAACAGCAGCGAGGCGATACCTGCCAGTGGATTTGCACTGGAGAAGCTGCTCGGAGAGCCTATGGCCGAGAATTTATCCTTTGGCCTGGGCGTGACGGGTGCACTCCTCATGGATGTTCCAGCAGGCGAAAAGCGTACGTATTCCTTCGCTATATGCTTCTATCGTGGTGGCATCGTGACGACAGGCATCGAAGCGGCGTATTACTACACCCGGCTATTCAAGGATATTGAAGACGTGGGGAGCTATGCCTTGGAGCATTTTGCAGACCTGACCGCAGCCTGTATCCAGGCTAATCGCTGGATGGAATCGGCAAGCTTGAGCCCGGATCAGGAATTCATGCTCGCCCAGGCCATTCACAGCTACTACGGCAGCACCCAGTTGCTTAGTCAGCAAGCAGACGGAGAACCGATCTGGATTGTGAACGAAGGCGAGTATCGGATGATGAATACGCTCGATCTGACGGCGGATCAGCTCTATTATGAATTGATTTTGAACCCGTGGACGGTACGCAACGAGTTGGAGTGGTTCGTCCAAAGGTACAGCTACCGGGATGAGGTACGCTTTCCGGGAGAAAATCAAACCCATCCGGGCGGTATCACGTTTACGCACGATATGGGCGTGGCGAATGTGTTCTCCCGGCAGGGGTACTCCTGTTATGAGCTGGCAGGGATTGACGGCTGCTTCTCTTATATGAGCCACGAAGAGCTGGTGAACTGGCTATGCTGCGCCACGGTGTATATCGAGCAGACACAGGATCGGTCATTTACAACACGTATGCTGCCTACCTTGCGTGAGTGCTTCGATAGCATGCTGCAGCGGGATCATCCAGACCCGGCACAACGTAACGGCTTAATGGGACTAGACAGCTCCAGAACCCTAGGAGGTGCGGAAATTACGACCTACGATAGTCTGGACGTATCCCTGGGCCAGTCCCGCAACAACATTTATTTGGGCAGCAAATGCTGGGCGGTATATATTGCGCTGGAAAAGGTGTTTGCCTCCGAAGGGCTCGACTCGCTTGCACGGGAAGCTGGCTTACAGGCAGACAAATGTGCAGCAGCGATCACAGCACACATGACAGACAAGGGCTATATTCCGGCCGTCATTCAGGAAGGCAATGATTCACAGATTATCCCTGCGATTGAGGGGCTGATCTTCCCTTACTTTACAGGCTGTGAGGACGCGCTTAAGCCTGATGGACGGTTCGGCGGATATATCCAGGCACTGCGACGCCATTTGGAAACCGTACTGGTGCCAGGGGTTTGCCTGTTCGAAGACGGGGGCTGGAAGCTGTCCTCGACCAGTAACAACTCCTGGCTGAGTAAAATCTACCTGTCGCAGTTTATCGCCCGTGAGCTGCTGGAGCTGCCTTGGGAAGAAGCTGGGCATGCCGCAGATGCCGCCCATGTTTCATGGCTCCTTCACCCCGAGGAATCCTACTGGTGCTGGAGCGACCAAATGCTCTCAGGTATTGCCCACGGCAGCAAATATTACCCCCGCGGAGTTACCGCTATTTTATGGCTGTATGAAGGCAAGGGCAATCGTCTCGTTCTTCCCCGGCATATGAGTCAGGATCAAGAGCAGCATGTCTAA
- a CDS encoding helix-turn-helix domain-containing protein, translating to MSSPRLPKRPDHPDLTAAGEEFFFPDVRTTVNLFAIHTRSVGRDWSYPPHEHPQYEINVVLTGEQIMVVDGRSYTQREGDLVLLRPGIVHSSHSSGEGFTYFCMHFDIDDKLFLSLLSRLEQVLFPAEGTVAGQMGPALSKLLDLSALEGMGAGGDSVAKRMRIQSAVFELFATLWEAVSSEAAHLPGRGYVQTELAHQIASRLQGRVNQPFGQVGSVEKQDGIEGISSELGISVSHCNRVFRSVFGVSPRVYLSGLVLHEAKLLLADPQWSVQQIADMLGYGDIAHFSRQFKRWSGQSPTSYRKSAMQESPSE from the coding sequence ATGTCATCACCACGTTTACCAAAGCGCCCAGATCACCCAGACCTTACGGCTGCCGGGGAAGAATTCTTTTTTCCCGATGTGCGGACTACGGTCAATCTGTTTGCCATCCATACGCGAAGTGTCGGAAGAGACTGGAGCTATCCGCCACATGAGCATCCTCAGTATGAAATTAACGTCGTGCTTACGGGAGAACAGATCATGGTCGTGGATGGTCGTAGCTATACGCAGCGTGAGGGTGATTTGGTGCTGCTGCGGCCGGGAATCGTCCACTCCAGCCATAGCAGTGGAGAGGGCTTTACGTATTTTTGCATGCATTTTGATATTGATGATAAGCTGTTTCTTTCGCTGCTGAGCCGTTTGGAGCAAGTGCTGTTCCCGGCCGAAGGCACGGTAGCGGGGCAAATGGGACCGGCACTGAGCAAGCTGCTCGATCTTTCTGCGCTAGAAGGCATGGGAGCAGGCGGTGATTCGGTGGCCAAGCGTATGCGGATTCAGTCGGCTGTATTTGAGCTGTTTGCCACGTTGTGGGAAGCGGTATCGAGCGAAGCGGCACATCTGCCAGGACGCGGATACGTGCAGACAGAGCTTGCCCATCAGATTGCCAGTCGTCTTCAGGGCAGGGTGAATCAGCCTTTTGGACAAGTCGGCTCAGTGGAAAAACAGGACGGGATCGAGGGGATTTCATCGGAGCTGGGCATTAGTGTGTCCCATTGTAACCGTGTATTTAGGAGTGTTTTCGGCGTATCCCCCCGTGTATATCTGTCCGGGCTTGTCCTGCATGAAGCCAAGCTGCTGTTGGCTGATCCGCAATGGTCAGTACAGCAAATTGCTGACATGCTAGGCTACGGAGATATTGCGCATTTTAGCAGACAATTCAAGCGTTGGTCGGGTCAGTCGCCGACCTCCTACCGCAAAAGCGCGATGCAGGAAAGCCCGTCTGAATAA
- a CDS encoding SDR family oxidoreductase, whose amino-acid sequence MNLQSQRVVVIGGSSGIGLATAIEAAKQGASIVIAGRSADKMEQAKKLIPAESVEAFQLNNQKEEEVQAFFEKVGAFDHLFTPGASYTRGPITIDTEKAKTPFEGKFWPQYFAAKHAVPHISRDGSIVLMSGAFSQRPMGFGATYGAANGAIESLGKALAVELAPIRVNVVSPGTIWRDGPEGEQRAQAFEEYKEVTLLRRVGYNEEIAHTVLYLMTNKFTTGSVLFPDGGYTLI is encoded by the coding sequence ATGAATTTACAATCTCAACGTGTCGTCGTGATTGGCGGCAGTTCAGGTATAGGGCTGGCAACAGCCATAGAAGCAGCAAAACAGGGAGCGAGTATCGTGATCGCCGGGCGTTCTGCGGACAAAATGGAGCAGGCGAAGAAACTCATCCCTGCCGAATCGGTGGAAGCCTTCCAACTGAACAATCAGAAGGAGGAGGAAGTGCAGGCGTTTTTTGAAAAGGTCGGAGCATTCGATCATTTGTTCACACCGGGCGCGAGCTATACACGTGGTCCGATCACCATAGATACGGAAAAGGCGAAAACTCCGTTTGAGGGGAAATTCTGGCCGCAATATTTTGCTGCCAAGCATGCGGTGCCGCATATTTCCAGGGACGGCTCGATCGTCCTCATGTCCGGGGCTTTCAGCCAGCGGCCAATGGGCTTTGGTGCTACATATGGAGCGGCCAACGGCGCCATCGAAAGCTTGGGCAAGGCGTTGGCGGTAGAGCTGGCTCCCATACGGGTCAATGTCGTATCTCCCGGCACCATTTGGCGAGACGGCCCCGAGGGCGAGCAGCGGGCGCAGGCTTTTGAGGAATACAAGGAAGTCACCTTGCTCCGTCGAGTGGGCTATAACGAGGAAATCGCACACACCGTGTTGTACCTGATGACGAACAAGTTCACCACTGGAAGCGTGCTGTTCCCGGATGGTGGCTATACGCTGATCTAA
- a CDS encoding MFS transporter, which yields MKYRKPLLFIALGLFGVYTIEFGVVGILPVIIERFHITTAQAGFLVSSFALIIALFGPFMVLLMSRFNRKRIMTMSLFVFAVTSLLSAYTSNFYLLVILRIIPALFHPVYFSLAFVAATALYPPEKATQASAKAFLGTSMGMVLGIPITAYIANQFSYEASFWFTAVANGIAGIGILFMLPDTPQAEMFSYRKQLGILRKIPLWLNIGAATFIFAAMFSVYSYSAEYLGQNTGMSRDVISFLLIIFGIGGMLGNLLAGKLMGLHKVRTALFHPVVLGGTYLLLYGISSSFIPTLFIIIVWGAVHTSGLIVAQIWVIDEAKEAPAFANSLYISFINLGVSLGSLAGGWFIARAGIQGTLWSGLFFAMLALVCIGSKVIYPRIFRKYKNLEVQN from the coding sequence ATGAAATATAGAAAGCCCCTGCTTTTCATTGCGCTTGGCCTATTCGGCGTGTACACGATTGAGTTCGGTGTGGTTGGCATTTTGCCGGTCATCATTGAACGTTTTCATATTACGACAGCTCAGGCCGGGTTTCTTGTCAGTTCATTTGCATTGATCATCGCGCTGTTCGGTCCCTTCATGGTGTTATTGATGTCCAGGTTTAACCGCAAGCGAATCATGACAATGTCGTTGTTTGTTTTTGCCGTAACAAGCTTGCTGTCAGCCTATACATCCAACTTTTATCTGCTGGTAATTTTACGTATCATTCCGGCTCTGTTTCACCCGGTGTATTTCTCGCTGGCCTTTGTCGCCGCCACTGCGTTGTATCCCCCGGAAAAAGCAACACAAGCTTCCGCCAAAGCCTTTCTCGGCACGAGCATGGGAATGGTACTCGGTATTCCGATTACGGCCTATATCGCCAATCAATTTTCATACGAGGCCTCCTTCTGGTTTACTGCGGTAGCGAATGGGATTGCAGGGATCGGTATTTTATTCATGCTGCCGGATACACCACAAGCCGAAATGTTCTCCTACCGGAAGCAGCTTGGCATTTTGCGTAAAATACCGCTGTGGCTCAATATCGGGGCGGCTACTTTTATTTTTGCAGCCATGTTCTCGGTGTATAGCTATTCTGCCGAATACTTGGGGCAAAACACAGGTATGAGCAGAGATGTCATCAGCTTTCTACTTATTATTTTCGGTATCGGCGGAATGCTCGGCAATCTATTGGCTGGCAAGCTCATGGGCCTGCATAAGGTTCGCACCGCTCTTTTTCATCCAGTAGTCTTGGGGGGCACCTATTTGCTGTTGTACGGGATCAGTTCTTCATTTATCCCTACGCTCTTCATCATTATCGTGTGGGGGGCCGTTCATACCAGTGGGCTGATTGTCGCCCAGATTTGGGTGATTGATGAGGCCAAAGAAGCTCCCGCGTTTGCCAACAGTCTTTATATCTCGTTTATTAACCTAGGAGTTTCACTGGGCTCGCTGGCAGGGGGGTGGTTTATTGCCAGAGCGGGGATACAGGGGACGCTGTGGAGCGGCTTGTTTTTCGCCATGCTAGCGCTGGTATGCATCGGGTCTAAAGTGATTTATCCACGTATTTTTCGAAAATATAAAAATTTAGAAGTGCAGAACTAA
- a CDS encoding Lrp/AsnC family transcriptional regulator has protein sequence MDQVDHKILLCLQNQARISMTELGKEVGLSQPAVTERVRRMEDKGIITGYRAMVSHEKVGKPIMAHVLVHTNQCNSFVEFCQSAPEVIECHRISGEQNYLLKVMSESMLKLEQFGDECGKHGHSTTLIVLSSPVEHKHITPVLSDPI, from the coding sequence ATGGACCAAGTGGACCATAAAATTTTGTTGTGTCTACAAAACCAGGCGCGTATCTCCATGACCGAGCTGGGTAAGGAGGTTGGACTTTCCCAGCCTGCCGTAACGGAAAGAGTACGGCGCATGGAGGATAAAGGGATCATCACCGGGTATCGTGCCATGGTTTCACATGAGAAAGTCGGAAAGCCGATTATGGCTCATGTGCTCGTGCACACGAATCAATGCAATTCATTTGTTGAGTTTTGCCAATCTGCACCTGAAGTCATTGAGTGCCATCGAATCAGCGGCGAGCAAAATTATCTACTTAAGGTTATGAGCGAATCCATGCTTAAGCTGGAGCAATTCGGGGATGAGTGCGGAAAGCACGGTCACTCTACCACGTTAATCGTCCTGTCCTCGCCTGTAGAGCACAAACATATAACTCCCGTTTTATCAGACCCTATTTGA
- a CDS encoding serine hydrolase domain-containing protein: protein MDLESKVFATQDGLDGRVNAVLDQTLAEKRLIGAVVMIYMDGSPVYVRAAGLADREEHRLMHENALFRLSSVSKPIVSTAALVLAAQGLIELDESIERWLPDFRPRLISGEQPSITIRQLLTHTAGLTYGFLEEEGGGPYHRAGVSDGMDFSNLTLEENLQRLASVPLLYTPGKAWGYSIATDVLGAIISRVCGTTLDAAVKKLVTEPLGMHDTSFSVADAGRLAAPYVNDTPEPRRMRELEVAQVFEGTAGIRFQPARAFDPTAFHSGGSGMIGTAKDFMRLLETLRNGGNPLLPEEWVREMGTIQTGNLPLASWPGRGFGLGFTVLHNPDESGTAESPGTWRLGGAYGHSWFVDPAQRLSVVAFTNTAYEGMSGPFTTELCQAIYGSSNRV from the coding sequence ATGGATTTGGAAAGTAAAGTTTTTGCCACACAAGATGGTCTGGACGGACGTGTAAATGCAGTCCTGGATCAAACCCTTGCCGAGAAGCGCCTAATCGGCGCAGTGGTCATGATATATATGGATGGTTCACCCGTGTATGTCCGTGCGGCGGGGCTGGCTGATCGAGAAGAACATCGTCTTATGCATGAGAATGCTTTATTTCGGCTCTCTTCTGTGTCCAAGCCGATTGTATCTACTGCGGCCTTGGTTTTGGCCGCCCAAGGGTTGATTGAACTCGATGAATCTATAGAACGCTGGTTACCGGACTTTCGCCCCCGATTGATCAGCGGCGAGCAGCCATCCATTACAATACGCCAATTACTCACACATACTGCCGGGTTGACCTATGGCTTTTTAGAGGAGGAAGGGGGCGGGCCCTATCATCGTGCAGGCGTATCGGATGGCATGGATTTTTCAAATCTTACGCTGGAAGAGAACTTGCAACGTTTGGCCTCCGTGCCTCTGTTGTATACACCAGGTAAAGCATGGGGCTATTCGATTGCCACTGATGTACTCGGCGCTATCATTAGCCGTGTATGTGGCACAACCCTTGATGCAGCCGTCAAAAAGCTCGTTACAGAACCTCTGGGTATGCACGATACCAGTTTCTCGGTCGCTGATGCCGGACGGCTTGCCGCTCCTTATGTTAACGATACACCAGAACCCCGGCGAATGCGTGAGCTTGAGGTTGCACAGGTTTTTGAAGGCACAGCGGGGATTCGTTTTCAGCCTGCACGAGCCTTTGATCCCACGGCCTTTCATTCTGGTGGCTCAGGTATGATTGGCACCGCAAAAGACTTCATGCGACTGCTGGAAACACTGCGAAACGGCGGCAATCCTTTACTTCCAGAGGAGTGGGTTCGTGAAATGGGCACCATCCAGACCGGAAACCTCCCCTTGGCAAGCTGGCCAGGGCGGGGCTTTGGACTGGGATTCACCGTACTCCACAATCCCGACGAAAGTGGAACAGCAGAATCCCCCGGAACGTGGCGCCTCGGAGGAGCTTACGGTCATTCGTGGTTCGTTGATCCCGCGCAAAGACTCAGTGTAGTCGCTTTTACCAATACAGCATATGAAGGTATGTCGGGTCCGTTTACAACCGAGCTTTGCCAAGCCATTTACGGCAGCTCAAATAGGGTCTGA
- a CDS encoding AbrB/MazE/SpoVT family DNA-binding domain-containing protein, translating to MKNTGMTRSLDTLNRIVVPKEIRVTMNIEFGDSVEFFVDEETGFMALKKYTGVTCKLCGTVEHLTYYRASFLCVDCTQKLKGNIDCCPIPAPSVQEHTLPKRTNQSAEKLLGRLRELMQEHPDARQYDYAKWLGVSQGRVSQLKKLL from the coding sequence ATGAAAAACACAGGTATGACGCGCTCGTTGGATACTTTGAATCGAATCGTTGTTCCCAAGGAAATACGGGTGACTATGAATATTGAATTTGGGGATTCGGTAGAATTTTTTGTGGATGAGGAAACAGGCTTTATGGCTTTAAAGAAGTATACAGGTGTCACCTGTAAGCTGTGTGGCACAGTTGAACACCTGACATATTACAGAGCTTCATTTTTATGCGTAGACTGCACCCAGAAATTAAAGGGGAATATCGATTGTTGCCCCATACCAGCTCCTTCTGTTCAAGAACATACACTTCCAAAAAGAACGAATCAATCGGCAGAAAAATTGCTCGGACGCCTTAGAGAGCTTATGCAGGAGCATCCCGATGCCAGACAATACGACTATGCAAAATGGCTTGGGGTCTCACAAGGGCGTGTATCTCAGCTTAAAAAGCTACTGTAA
- a CDS encoding helix-turn-helix domain-containing protein has protein sequence MEITPTIRAELEKYLKRKDMSKTEFGHIAGLNPGTVSGIVTGNRSISVNQLNRITSAMELRPDHFYDRYVKECIEEEPLNWRRISPFLYRCVELDRLDCLQRVVFLLLDNPIYPPLLFEVAEDIFKDGHNAAAAFLYKNVAESEKHQHSERLAVCQYRLFKLTIGKDQAINLEAANKFEPFVNRLGEIDQLDALKDLANVYRALSQWDKVYKFAKEMRRLGQIQYALAHSSKHKKQQPLKQLSRPLFVYIAYSDLMCANACDAKGNYAQGLEHIRAYTDLSWVREQDPDTLHWIGLFQRWAKINTYVNKLMSGDVSVLPDYVEYMAGEQHIFAELLNVIEAANRYNINVDHILQRFEPQIAAYQEPTSEDMFTQQVLPEEYVRFWYKLAKYSLNKGRYPYGFKCLIIAYEKAVTINHVLLISNCSGLFDRFRAYVAPGTLAQYEKMSQEVWERNDQKDGFLLGSN, from the coding sequence ATGGAAATCACACCTACGATCAGAGCAGAATTAGAAAAGTATCTAAAGCGAAAAGACATGAGCAAGACCGAGTTTGGACATATCGCAGGATTAAACCCGGGTACCGTGAGTGGTATTGTAACAGGCAATCGATCCATCTCTGTTAACCAACTGAATCGTATTACTTCAGCGATGGAACTGCGACCCGATCATTTTTATGATCGCTATGTTAAAGAATGTATTGAGGAAGAACCGCTGAACTGGCGAAGAATTAGCCCTTTTTTGTACCGCTGCGTGGAACTGGATCGGCTCGATTGCTTGCAGCGAGTTGTCTTTTTGCTGCTGGATAATCCTATCTATCCTCCGTTGCTCTTTGAAGTAGCCGAGGATATTTTCAAAGACGGACACAATGCAGCAGCGGCGTTCCTTTATAAAAATGTTGCTGAGAGTGAAAAACATCAGCATTCTGAGCGACTTGCGGTGTGTCAGTATCGCCTGTTTAAGCTTACGATTGGGAAGGATCAAGCGATTAATCTCGAAGCAGCAAATAAATTTGAGCCTTTTGTCAATCGTCTGGGCGAAATCGATCAACTCGATGCCTTAAAAGATTTAGCGAATGTGTACAGAGCATTGAGCCAGTGGGACAAGGTATACAAGTTTGCTAAGGAAATGAGGCGGTTAGGGCAAATACAATATGCTCTGGCTCATAGCTCCAAACACAAAAAACAACAGCCACTAAAGCAACTAAGTAGACCACTTTTTGTATATATAGCCTATTCTGATCTGATGTGTGCAAATGCATGTGATGCAAAAGGCAATTATGCACAAGGCTTAGAACATATCCGTGCTTATACTGATTTAAGCTGGGTGAGGGAGCAAGACCCGGATACACTTCATTGGATTGGTCTCTTTCAACGCTGGGCAAAGATTAATACATACGTGAACAAGCTCATGTCTGGAGATGTTAGTGTGCTGCCAGATTACGTAGAATATATGGCCGGTGAACAACACATTTTTGCCGAACTTTTGAACGTAATAGAAGCAGCCAATCGTTACAATATCAATGTGGATCATATCCTTCAGCGCTTTGAGCCTCAAATTGCAGCTTATCAAGAACCCACATCTGAAGATATGTTTACCCAGCAGGTTTTACCAGAAGAGTATGTTCGGTTTTGGTATAAGCTTGCTAAGTACAGCCTAAATAAAGGAAGATATCCTTATGGTTTTAAATGTTTAATAATCGCTTATGAAAAAGCTGTTACAATTAACCATGTACTACTTATTTCCAATTGCTCAGGTTTATTTGATCGTTTCAGAGCGTATGTCGCTCCTGGAACACTGGCTCAGTACGAAAAAATGTCTCAGGAGGTGTGGGAAAGAAATGATCAAAAGGATGGCTTTCTTCTTGGCAGTAACTAG
- a CDS encoding aspartyl-phosphate phosphatase Spo0E family protein: MKTYETLHQQLENARQQLYDLHNQYGIEHTSVLEQSMLLDELINQYNRIFQSSLCKTNPPNE, from the coding sequence ATGAAGACGTACGAAACGTTACATCAACAATTAGAAAATGCCAGACAACAGCTTTATGATCTGCATAACCAGTACGGTATTGAACATACCTCTGTACTTGAGCAATCTATGCTTTTAGACGAACTCATTAACCAGTACAACCGCATCTTCCAGTCCTCCTTATGCAAAACTAATCCCCCTAACGAGTAA
- a CDS encoding copper amine oxidase N-terminal domain-containing protein — protein sequence MLKKAVNTILFTMIFFVTVDQANAALPQYLYNLVLEVNNVEVTSDANPYIERATSTTYVPIRFVSENLGETVSWSREKQEVTIRSRNGKIVRLTIGSRVAYVNDKEKIMPGAPVMPVSPNRVMVPLRFVSEVIGATVESTSKNETIYVNITKQ from the coding sequence ATGTTGAAAAAAGCAGTTAATACCATACTCTTTACTATGATTTTCTTTGTAACAGTAGATCAGGCAAATGCTGCTCTCCCTCAATATTTGTACAATCTTGTCCTTGAAGTAAACAATGTTGAAGTCACATCTGATGCCAATCCTTATATCGAACGAGCAACCAGTACAACGTATGTCCCTATTAGATTTGTATCAGAGAATTTGGGTGAAACTGTAAGTTGGAGTAGAGAGAAGCAGGAGGTTACAATCCGTTCTCGAAATGGTAAAATCGTGCGTCTGACTATTGGAAGTAGAGTAGCTTATGTAAATGATAAAGAAAAAATAATGCCTGGTGCGCCTGTTATGCCAGTATCGCCAAACCGTGTGATGGTGCCGCTCAGATTTGTTTCAGAGGTGATAGGTGCGACTGTAGAGAGTACCTCAAAAAATGAGACTATATATGTAAACATTACTAAGCAATAA
- a CDS encoding amidohydrolase family protein, with translation MNHRLLIKNGCVLTLDKTLGDFKKADILIEGTKIVAVQPELEASDCEVVDAANMIVMPGFVDTHRHTWESVVRNVGADWSLEKYLGRMYYGNIGAKLRPQDGYVANLLGALEALDAGVTTLLDWSMINSPDHTDELIRGLQASGTRAVFAHGAPGDAEYWSRESQIRQSDDSRRVKKQYFSSDDQLLTMGLAIRGPEFSAWETAVDEIQFARELDVLCTMHLGFGTWGSVDRSIEKLHKAGLLGPDLNFAHANTLSYEEYKLIADSGASISVTPEIEMMMGHGYPATGLFMENGGRPSLGVDVVVSTGGDMFAQMKFALQAERSRINEKMLSRGEMPMEFTISARDILEFATIDGARALGLDHKIGTLTPGKEADLIMIRTDDLNMFPVNHPIGAVVQCANTSNVDSVFVAGKAVKRHGKMLYADIQHLRTLANESRDYIFSQYGIPEEAWPI, from the coding sequence ATGAACCATCGTTTATTAATCAAAAACGGCTGTGTACTCACGCTCGATAAGACCCTGGGTGATTTTAAAAAAGCGGATATTCTTATCGAGGGAACCAAAATTGTCGCTGTTCAACCGGAGTTGGAAGCATCCGATTGTGAAGTTGTTGACGCTGCAAACATGATTGTGATGCCAGGATTCGTGGATACACATCGCCACACCTGGGAATCTGTCGTTCGTAATGTAGGTGCCGATTGGTCTCTCGAAAAGTACCTGGGGCGTATGTACTATGGGAATATTGGAGCTAAATTACGCCCGCAGGATGGATATGTAGCCAATCTGCTAGGTGCGCTGGAAGCGTTGGATGCAGGGGTTACCACACTACTGGATTGGTCGATGATTAACTCACCCGATCATACAGATGAGCTGATCCGGGGCTTGCAAGCATCGGGAACACGAGCGGTCTTTGCCCACGGAGCTCCTGGTGATGCCGAATATTGGTCCAGAGAAAGCCAGATACGACAATCCGATGACAGCAGACGGGTGAAAAAGCAGTACTTCTCATCAGATGACCAGTTGCTTACCATGGGGTTGGCCATAAGAGGACCAGAATTTAGCGCATGGGAAACAGCGGTCGATGAGATTCAATTCGCTCGGGAGCTCGATGTGCTGTGTACAATGCATTTGGGCTTCGGGACATGGGGTTCGGTGGATCGGTCGATTGAAAAATTGCATAAGGCCGGACTGCTCGGACCGGATCTTAACTTTGCCCATGCCAATACACTCAGCTATGAGGAGTATAAGCTAATCGCAGATTCGGGCGCCTCCATTTCCGTGACTCCGGAAATCGAAATGATGATGGGACATGGCTACCCGGCTACAGGGTTGTTTATGGAGAACGGAGGAAGACCTTCATTAGGAGTCGATGTCGTCGTGTCAACCGGTGGAGACATGTTTGCACAAATGAAGTTCGCCTTGCAGGCAGAACGTTCCAGAATCAATGAAAAAATGTTATCCAGAGGAGAAATGCCGATGGAATTCACTATTTCCGCACGGGACATTTTAGAATTTGCGACGATTGACGGTGCCCGGGCATTGGGACTGGATCATAAGATCGGTACGTTAACTCCGGGAAAAGAAGCCGATCTGATTATGATTCGAACCGACGATCTCAATATGTTTCCGGTAAATCATCCAATCGGTGCTGTTGTGCAATGTGCCAACACAAGCAACGTCGATTCGGTGTTTGTGGCTGGAAAAGCTGTCAAACGGCACGGAAAGATGCTGTATGCAGACATCCAACACCTGCGCACTTTAGCCAATGAGTCGAGAGATTATATTTTTTCTCAATACGGGATACCTGAAGAAGCATGGCCAATCTGA